One Synechococcus sp. JA-2-3B'a(2-13) genomic window carries:
- the trmB gene encoding tRNA (guanosine(46)-N7)-methyltransferase TrmB, with product MEAEVQQGQQSPEGQLEKRPPSPPWAGIPLQRGLGHRVRQHVNPLQAQYQQPAPPPHWERVYRRLGQPFHLDIGTGSGRFLLRIAQEQPDWNFLGVEIRQALVERANAWRDELGLDNVHFLFANINVSLRHLFAPGDLSRVTILFPDPWFKKRHHKRRIVQPQLVADLALLLRPGSPVFLQSDIQEVAEEMAARFLEHPQFWDPHQGPLDSNPLGIPTEREWQCLQLDLPIYRYWLERR from the coding sequence ATGGAAGCAGAGGTGCAACAGGGGCAGCAATCGCCTGAGGGCCAACTGGAGAAGCGCCCCCCTTCTCCGCCTTGGGCCGGGATCCCCTTACAGAGGGGCCTCGGTCACCGGGTACGGCAGCACGTCAATCCCCTGCAGGCACAGTATCAGCAGCCCGCCCCCCCACCCCATTGGGAACGGGTATACCGGCGGCTGGGGCAGCCCTTTCATCTGGATATCGGCACAGGGAGCGGACGATTTCTGCTGCGCATTGCTCAGGAGCAGCCCGACTGGAACTTCCTGGGGGTAGAGATTCGGCAGGCGCTGGTGGAACGGGCCAATGCCTGGCGGGACGAGCTGGGGCTGGATAACGTCCATTTTCTGTTTGCCAACATCAATGTCTCTTTGCGGCATCTGTTTGCGCCGGGGGATCTCAGCCGGGTGACCATCCTATTTCCGGATCCCTGGTTCAAAAAGCGCCATCACAAACGGCGGATTGTCCAACCCCAACTGGTGGCAGATCTGGCTCTGCTGCTGCGACCGGGCAGCCCTGTCTTCCTGCAATCGGATATCCAAGAGGTGGCCGAAGAAATGGCAGCTCGATTTTTAGAGCATCCGCAGTTTTGGGATCCGCACCAGGGGCCTTTGGACTCCAATCCCCTCGGCATCCCCACGGAGCGGGAGTGGCAGTGTCTGCAATTGGATCTGCCCATCTATCGCTATTGGCTGGAGCGACGGTGA
- a CDS encoding L-lactate dehydrogenase, producing the protein MKGSIIGAGQVGMACAYSMVIQNTLDELVLHDIDRNKLEGEVMDLVHGIPFVEPTRIRAGELADCAGSDVVILTAGAKQRPGETRLDLVQRNVEIFKGLIPALMAHCPDTLLLVVSNPVDIMTYVSLKLSGLPAGQVIGSGTVLDTARFRYLLAERLGVDPRSLHAYIIGEHGDSEVAVWSKVNIAGTPIGELSPDWDPAYLGDIFEQVRNAAYEIIRRKGATSYAIGLGVTQIVQALLRDQHRVLTVSSLTQGEYDLPEVCLSLPRVVGRQGVERTLAMSLTESERKQLHRSAQILRQVIDSIRW; encoded by the coding sequence TTGAAGGGATCCATCATCGGCGCCGGCCAGGTAGGCATGGCCTGTGCCTACTCGATGGTAATCCAGAACACTCTGGATGAGCTGGTCCTTCACGACATCGACCGCAACAAGCTGGAAGGGGAAGTGATGGATCTGGTGCACGGGATCCCCTTTGTGGAGCCGACGCGGATACGGGCAGGGGAACTGGCGGATTGCGCCGGGTCAGATGTAGTGATTTTAACGGCAGGAGCCAAGCAGCGGCCTGGAGAAACCCGTTTGGATTTGGTGCAGCGCAACGTCGAGATCTTCAAAGGCTTGATCCCGGCCTTGATGGCGCATTGCCCTGACACACTCCTTTTGGTGGTGAGCAATCCCGTTGACATCATGACTTACGTTTCCCTGAAGTTGTCGGGGTTGCCGGCAGGGCAGGTAATTGGGTCGGGGACGGTTTTGGACACAGCCCGCTTTCGCTATCTTTTGGCGGAGCGCCTGGGGGTGGATCCGCGTAGCCTGCACGCCTACATCATCGGCGAACATGGAGATAGCGAGGTGGCCGTTTGGAGCAAGGTGAACATCGCCGGCACCCCGATTGGGGAACTCTCGCCGGACTGGGATCCCGCCTATTTGGGGGATATCTTCGAGCAGGTGCGCAACGCTGCCTACGAGATCATCCGTCGCAAAGGGGCCACCAGCTACGCCATCGGGTTAGGGGTGACGCAAATTGTCCAAGCCCTGCTGCGGGATCAACACCGCGTTTTAACCGTGAGCAGCCTCACCCAAGGGGAGTACGATCTGCCAGAGGTCTGTCTCAGCTTGCCCAGAGTGGTCGGGCGGCAGGGGGTGGAACGCACGCTGGCCATGTCCCTCACCGAGAGCGAGCGCAAGCAGCTGCACCGCTCGGCCCAGATCTTGCGGCAAGTCATCGACAGCATCCGGTGGTAG
- a CDS encoding ABC transporter ATP-binding protein, translated as MHPGRSYRRLIPFIRPHLWMLLLGLTCTLGFVLTMPALAYLIEWVARSIGAGDLGQLRMLALIGVVFFLVRGAFQYGQDTLMARASLQMVLELRQQIYAHLQALDVDYFSGSRTGDLVYRLTGDLDRVGEVVQRFFHRFIPSVLTILAVVAYLFYLNGILTLTTLLIAPLMGALISWFGDRLLFRSRLNQEKMSDLAALLTEVFAGISLTRAFAAEDYEIRRFSAIAESNRLARFQTEQVKAIQDPVVGFLYAMSVLGVFWVGGWQISQGNLTGSQFLGFIAGVAMLIDPIVHITNNYSELKQGEASVERIFELLNTRSQIRELPGARPMPPIQGWVEFDQVSFAYKPDQPVLKQISFQVSPGEIVALVGSSGAGKSTLVSLIPRFYDPQQGCIRIDGIDIRTVTLKSLRRQIGIVPQEITLFSGTIASNIAYGQEHFDLEAVRQAAQVANIDTFIESLPDGYATRVGERGVTLSGGQRQRLAIARAVLLNPKILILDEATSALDNESEALVQEALQRLMQRCTVFVIAHRLSTVRTAHRIFVLEQGQLLEQGNHRELLGKGGRYAQFHLRQFH; from the coding sequence GTGCATCCGGGTCGTAGCTATCGCCGTCTCATTCCCTTCATTCGGCCCCATCTGTGGATGTTGTTGCTGGGGCTAACCTGTACCCTTGGCTTTGTGCTAACCATGCCCGCCCTCGCCTACTTGATCGAGTGGGTGGCCCGCTCCATTGGTGCCGGGGATCTGGGGCAATTGCGGATGCTGGCCTTGATTGGGGTGGTGTTTTTCTTGGTGCGCGGCGCTTTTCAGTATGGCCAAGACACCCTGATGGCGAGGGCCTCCTTGCAAATGGTTTTGGAATTGCGCCAACAGATTTATGCCCACCTGCAGGCACTGGATGTGGACTATTTTTCCGGCAGCCGCACCGGCGATCTGGTCTATCGCCTCACGGGGGATCTGGATCGGGTGGGAGAGGTGGTGCAACGATTTTTCCATCGCTTCATCCCCAGCGTGCTCACCATCTTGGCGGTGGTGGCCTACCTGTTCTATCTCAACGGCATTCTCACCTTGACCACCTTGCTGATAGCCCCCCTGATGGGAGCCTTGATCAGTTGGTTTGGGGATCGCCTTTTGTTTCGCTCCCGCCTCAACCAAGAGAAGATGTCGGATTTGGCCGCCCTCTTGACAGAGGTGTTTGCCGGGATCAGCCTCACTCGCGCCTTTGCGGCTGAGGACTACGAAATTCGCCGCTTCAGTGCCATTGCCGAAAGCAACCGCCTGGCCCGGTTTCAGACCGAACAGGTGAAAGCCATTCAAGACCCGGTGGTGGGTTTTCTGTACGCCATGAGCGTGTTGGGGGTGTTTTGGGTGGGCGGCTGGCAAATTAGCCAGGGCAACCTGACCGGCAGCCAGTTTCTCGGCTTTATCGCCGGTGTTGCGATGTTGATCGACCCTATTGTTCACATCACCAACAACTACAGCGAGCTGAAACAGGGTGAGGCTTCGGTGGAGCGGATTTTCGAGCTGCTAAACACCCGCTCCCAAATCCGGGAGCTGCCCGGGGCCCGCCCCATGCCTCCCATTCAGGGTTGGGTGGAGTTCGACCAAGTTTCCTTTGCCTACAAACCGGATCAGCCGGTGCTCAAACAGATCAGCTTTCAGGTGTCTCCCGGCGAGATTGTGGCCCTGGTGGGATCCTCCGGCGCCGGCAAATCCACCCTGGTGAGCCTGATTCCCCGCTTTTACGATCCCCAGCAGGGCTGCATCCGCATCGACGGCATCGACATCCGCACCGTCACCCTCAAGAGCCTGCGCCGGCAGATCGGCATTGTGCCGCAGGAGATCACCCTGTTTTCGGGAACCATTGCCAGCAACATCGCCTACGGACAAGAGCATTTTGACCTGGAAGCGGTGCGCCAGGCGGCCCAGGTGGCCAACATCGACACCTTTATCGAGAGCTTGCCCGATGGCTACGCCACCCGCGTGGGAGAACGGGGGGTCACCCTCTCCGGTGGACAACGGCAACGGCTGGCCATTGCCCGCGCCGTGTTGCTCAACCCCAAGATCTTGATCCTGGACGAGGCTACCTCTGCTTTGGACAACGAGTCGGAAGCGTTGGTGCAGGAAGCGCTGCAACGGCTGATGCAACGCTGCACCGTTTTTGTGATTGCCCACCGCCTCTCGACGGTACGCACCGCCCACCGCATTTTCGTCTTGGAGCAGGGGCAATTGCTGGAGCAGGGAAATCACCGAGAATTGCTGGGCAAAGGGGGTCGCTACGCCCAGTTTCACCTGCGCCAGTTTCATTGA
- a CDS encoding ABC transporter substrate-binding protein, with protein sequence MALGVATAGPGYPQPAQGKVAPTERAQPLDSRWAEIQARGRIRVGLDPSLGPAYLYTDLERQTYAGFEWDILEALAQTLQVQVDPIYVAWSEQLAALQADEVDLIWGAREALGLDPEQFLATRPYYLSPQRLVVRDPFPTSGPEEPAIEALSQLFGRKVGIVVNSTGAALLEAYNERRGNAIRLFATSNPERLFAQLQAGQLDAVLVDQPVAALNLRQAGSRLRLVGPPLFPMPLVGVVSSQHPSLKEAVDGAISSLIENGTLQQILEKWQLWDPTLMSPASTED encoded by the coding sequence ATGGCCCTTGGGGTCGCCACTGCTGGCCCCGGTTACCCTCAGCCGGCACAAGGGAAAGTCGCCCCCACCGAGCGGGCACAGCCCCTCGATTCCCGTTGGGCCGAGATCCAGGCCCGGGGGCGCATTCGAGTTGGCTTGGATCCCAGTTTGGGGCCGGCCTATCTCTATACCGACTTGGAGCGACAAACCTACGCCGGCTTCGAGTGGGATATCCTGGAGGCGCTTGCCCAAACCCTTCAGGTGCAGGTGGATCCCATCTACGTGGCCTGGAGCGAGCAGTTGGCGGCCTTGCAAGCGGATGAGGTGGACTTGATCTGGGGAGCGCGGGAAGCTTTGGGCTTGGATCCGGAGCAGTTTCTGGCCACCCGGCCCTACTATCTCAGCCCGCAGCGCTTGGTGGTACGGGATCCCTTCCCCACCTCTGGGCCAGAGGAACCGGCCATTGAAGCACTGTCGCAATTATTTGGCCGCAAAGTGGGCATTGTAGTTAACAGTACGGGGGCAGCCCTGCTGGAGGCGTACAACGAGAGGAGAGGCAACGCCATTCGTCTCTTTGCCACCAGTAACCCTGAGCGCTTGTTTGCTCAGCTACAGGCTGGCCAGTTGGATGCTGTGCTGGTCGATCAGCCCGTTGCCGCCCTAAACCTGCGCCAAGCTGGATCCCGGCTGCGCCTGGTGGGGCCGCCCCTGTTCCCCATGCCTCTGGTGGGAGTAGTATCCTCTCAGCATCCTTCCCTGAAGGAAGCTGTGGATGGGGCGATTTCCAGCCTGATCGAAAACGGAACCTTGCAGCAGATTTTAGAGAAGTGGCAACTATGGGATCCAACTCTAATGTCCCCCGCCTCAACCGAGGACTAG
- a CDS encoding J domain-containing protein, with product MGSNSNVPRLNRGLARYETDHFAILGVPLTADSKGIRRGYLQAAKALHPDRFVGDPEGAERANILFAKLVNPANEVLTKERERGEYETVLKMRIKRLLETPPPDLWPSGEAVKGLAEHPHWQEEYVRRVEKLAKEQYSSMETLLEKTEQLSELNLAYLLLKAGYQGIPTPSPSRTTVGGIPASPIVAPPSRPPVQPVPTPPPAPKLSPAETRFIQALDMIERKQYRDAVQYLNFAISAEPNVARYYLHRGIAHLKQGNAGMAKADFMQASRLEPANAELMAEVRRWMQQVTTQQPVPVPKDSVPPTRVASRQTSQAQKVVPPPRKEDNGGFLSRLFGRKK from the coding sequence ATGGGATCCAACTCTAATGTCCCCCGCCTCAACCGAGGACTAGCCCGCTACGAGACTGACCATTTCGCCATCTTAGGCGTGCCCCTTACCGCCGACTCCAAGGGGATCCGGCGCGGCTACCTGCAGGCGGCCAAGGCCCTCCACCCGGATCGGTTTGTGGGGGATCCCGAAGGTGCAGAGCGCGCCAACATCCTCTTTGCCAAGCTGGTCAACCCGGCCAACGAAGTGCTGACCAAAGAGCGGGAGCGAGGGGAATACGAAACTGTGCTCAAAATGCGGATCAAACGCCTTTTGGAGACGCCCCCCCCGGATCTTTGGCCCTCTGGGGAAGCCGTCAAGGGCTTGGCCGAGCACCCCCATTGGCAGGAAGAGTATGTCAGACGGGTGGAGAAGCTGGCCAAAGAGCAATACAGCTCCATGGAAACCCTGCTCGAGAAAACCGAGCAGTTGAGCGAGCTGAACCTGGCCTATTTGTTGCTCAAGGCCGGCTACCAAGGGATCCCAACCCCTTCCCCCAGCCGTACCACTGTGGGTGGGATCCCAGCCTCCCCCATCGTTGCTCCGCCCAGCCGTCCCCCTGTTCAGCCCGTTCCCACCCCACCTCCGGCTCCCAAGCTCAGCCCTGCGGAAACCCGCTTTATCCAAGCCTTGGACATGATCGAGCGCAAGCAATACCGGGATGCGGTGCAGTATCTGAACTTTGCCATCAGCGCTGAGCCCAACGTGGCCCGCTACTACCTGCACCGGGGCATTGCTCACCTGAAGCAGGGGAATGCTGGCATGGCCAAAGCAGACTTTATGCAAGCCAGTCGCCTAGAACCTGCCAACGCCGAGTTGATGGCAGAAGTGCGCCGTTGGATGCAGCAAGTCACCACTCAACAGCCCGTTCCCGTCCCCAAGGACTCCGTCCCGCCAACGCGAGTGGCCAGCCGTCAAACGTCACAGGCTCAGAAAGTGGTGCCGCCTCCCCGTAAGGAGGACAACGGCGGGTTCTTGAGCCGCCTCTTCGGCAGGAAAAAGTAG
- a CDS encoding carbohydrate kinase family protein codes for MDPSHVPLGLPLILGEVLFDCFPTEVVLGGAALNVAWNLKGLGSDPLLLSRVGQDEAARELLGALRRQGLRLEGLQQDSVHPTGKVQVTLDEQGIPTFAILPDQAYDYIQLDIGALQALQPSLLYRGSLAARREAAHRHFQEGIPALGCPVFLDLNLRDPWWHPDAIREMLRTCTWLKLNQAELEQVAQLEGIPPGDLLEQGQILQAHLNLKGLFLTLGAAGALLITPTQIHRADPVPAPQLVDTVGAGDAFSAVAILGLLRGWPEAILVQRAVQFAAAICGIPGGAPADPEFYRPFWQAWEIQEIQRPRVQ; via the coding sequence ATGGATCCCTCTCATGTGCCCCTGGGTTTGCCGCTCATCTTGGGGGAGGTGCTTTTCGACTGCTTCCCCACCGAGGTTGTGCTGGGTGGGGCGGCTTTGAATGTGGCTTGGAACCTCAAGGGGCTGGGATCCGATCCCCTCTTGCTCAGTCGTGTTGGCCAAGACGAGGCCGCCAGAGAGCTGCTGGGGGCCTTGCGACGGCAGGGGCTGCGCCTGGAGGGTCTGCAGCAGGATTCTGTTCACCCCACCGGCAAGGTTCAAGTAACCCTGGATGAGCAAGGGATCCCCACCTTCGCCATCTTGCCCGACCAAGCCTACGACTACATCCAGTTGGATATCGGGGCTCTGCAAGCTCTCCAGCCCAGCCTGCTCTACCGGGGCAGCTTGGCAGCCCGCCGGGAGGCAGCCCATCGCCATTTTCAAGAGGGGATCCCCGCTTTGGGCTGTCCCGTGTTTCTGGATCTCAACCTGCGGGATCCCTGGTGGCATCCAGACGCCATCCGGGAGATGCTGCGCACCTGCACTTGGCTGAAGCTGAACCAGGCAGAGCTGGAGCAAGTGGCCCAACTGGAAGGGATCCCTCCTGGAGACCTGCTGGAGCAAGGACAGATCCTCCAGGCTCATCTGAACCTGAAAGGTCTATTTCTGACCTTGGGAGCGGCAGGCGCGCTGCTGATCACCCCTACTCAGATCCATCGGGCCGACCCAGTGCCCGCGCCTCAGCTGGTGGATACAGTGGGGGCGGGAGATGCATTTAGCGCCGTGGCCATCCTGGGGCTGTTGCGGGGATGGCCGGAGGCGATTCTGGTGCAACGGGCCGTGCAATTTGCGGCGGCCATCTGCGGGATCCCGGGGGGAGCGCCTGCGGATCCGGAGTTTTACCGGCCCTTCTGGCAGGCATGGGAGATCCAGGAGATCCAGAGGCCAAGGGTTCAATGA
- a CDS encoding inositol monophosphatase family protein codes for MTEALLRRLDVATEAALEAGALLRSYVGGTLAIEEKRPGDLVTAADRASEDLILKILRRHFPEDVILTEESGQQGSPEGAYAWMIDPLDGTTNFAHGYPFAAVSIGLLQGREPVLGVVCDVFRGDLFRAVQGMGATRNRQPIRVSTTAELSRSLLVTGFAYDRRETPDNNYAEFCHFTHLTQGVRRGGSAALDLAYVATGQLDGYWERGLSPWDIAAGIVLVREAGGKVTAYDGSPVDVYSGRLLASNGWLHAALQEELAQVQPLPVSFPMRRDPHPT; via the coding sequence GTGACAGAGGCCCTGCTGCGTCGGTTGGATGTGGCCACAGAAGCTGCCCTGGAGGCAGGGGCTTTGCTGCGCAGTTATGTGGGAGGCACCCTTGCCATTGAGGAGAAACGTCCGGGCGACTTGGTGACGGCGGCGGATCGCGCTTCCGAGGATCTCATCTTAAAAATCTTGAGGCGGCACTTCCCCGAAGATGTCATCTTGACCGAGGAATCAGGCCAGCAGGGATCCCCGGAGGGTGCCTACGCTTGGATGATCGATCCCCTAGATGGCACCACCAACTTTGCCCATGGCTACCCTTTTGCCGCCGTCTCCATTGGTTTGCTGCAGGGGCGGGAGCCGGTTTTGGGGGTTGTTTGTGATGTTTTTCGCGGGGATCTGTTTCGCGCCGTCCAAGGAATGGGGGCCACCCGCAACCGTCAACCCATTCGAGTCTCCACAACGGCTGAATTGTCTCGGAGCCTGCTGGTTACCGGCTTTGCCTACGATCGTCGCGAAACCCCCGACAACAACTACGCCGAGTTTTGCCACTTTACCCATCTCACCCAAGGAGTGCGGCGCGGCGGATCTGCAGCTCTGGATTTGGCCTATGTGGCCACCGGCCAGTTGGATGGCTATTGGGAGCGGGGCCTCTCCCCTTGGGACATTGCCGCAGGGATCGTTCTGGTGCGGGAGGCAGGCGGCAAGGTGACCGCTTATGATGGCAGCCCGGTGGACGTTTACAGTGGCCGACTGTTGGCCAGCAATGGCTGGTTACACGCTGCTCTGCAAGAAGAATTGGCCCAAGTACAGCCTTTGCCGGTCTCCTTTCCCATGCGGCGGGATCCCCACCCAACCTAG
- a CDS encoding CPBP family intramembrane glutamic endopeptidase — protein MSHPEATAFADPSSAWFSVRRGILNLLSLLAILIVGLSLSSSWFQPPPQTQLDLLQTDLALQASRTLDDPRYQDLARALLGQDVFKVAQNRYQQTADNYTERLKRLKRLARLTPAGESEAASPELAQSPEVDPALLASMQDLQTELDALWLRLGLLYAYQEDLEAAQQQWQQIIDLERPVELESSQKRAAQVLQGLWGTPRRIWPEAEVQIRNHLDGWFEAVALQQLYRLQQRSDSLNALNQQQEKLALAALFRLAVVGGIPVLGALLGLMLLLGWLGWSLWRKRPLLGPAWEVPWPGIGAQAVLTGWFLGFIALNALVPRLYIIILGLGARQLSPWQQAVALFLTYNSGAVLGAGLLYRLLHTYPGWQRVLQVRLWDPWLLWGLCGYWVALPLVVLAAALSQLLLPQAGGGNPILPLLLDSHGWGARLVFLAVVSVCAPVFEEVLFRGFWLPTLSRYLPMGAAIVLGAFTFALAHLNLSDLLPLTMLGVVLGVVYSHSRNLLAPILLHSLWNTGSLVTLLVLGGAR, from the coding sequence ATGTCTCACCCTGAAGCCACGGCCTTTGCCGACCCCTCCTCTGCTTGGTTTTCTGTTCGCCGTGGGATCCTCAACCTGCTGAGCCTACTGGCCATTTTGATTGTCGGGCTTTCTCTTTCCAGCAGTTGGTTTCAGCCGCCGCCCCAAACGCAGTTGGATTTGTTGCAAACCGATCTCGCCCTGCAGGCTTCCCGCACCCTCGATGATCCCCGCTATCAGGATCTGGCACGGGCACTTTTGGGCCAGGATGTGTTCAAGGTGGCCCAAAATCGCTATCAGCAGACTGCCGATAACTACACCGAACGCCTGAAACGTTTAAAACGGCTGGCCCGTTTAACTCCTGCTGGCGAATCTGAGGCGGCCAGCCCAGAACTGGCCCAATCTCCAGAGGTGGATCCTGCCCTTCTGGCCTCCATGCAAGATTTGCAGACGGAGCTGGATGCACTGTGGCTGCGCCTTGGCTTGCTCTATGCCTACCAAGAAGATCTGGAGGCCGCTCAGCAGCAATGGCAGCAGATCATCGACCTGGAACGTCCCGTGGAGCTGGAATCGAGTCAAAAGAGAGCAGCCCAGGTTCTACAGGGACTGTGGGGAACACCGCGGCGCATCTGGCCAGAAGCGGAAGTGCAGATCCGCAATCATCTGGATGGCTGGTTTGAGGCGGTGGCCCTGCAACAGCTTTACCGACTGCAGCAGCGCAGCGATAGCCTAAATGCCCTCAACCAACAGCAGGAAAAATTGGCCTTGGCGGCTCTGTTTCGACTGGCGGTGGTGGGTGGGATTCCCGTGCTGGGGGCGCTGCTGGGGTTGATGCTCTTGTTGGGCTGGCTGGGCTGGAGCCTTTGGCGCAAACGTCCGCTCCTGGGCCCTGCTTGGGAAGTGCCTTGGCCGGGGATCGGGGCGCAAGCGGTGTTGACCGGCTGGTTTTTGGGGTTTATTGCCCTCAACGCTTTGGTGCCTCGACTTTACATCATCATCCTCGGCCTGGGGGCACGGCAGCTCAGCCCTTGGCAGCAGGCGGTAGCCCTGTTTCTCACCTACAATTCCGGCGCTGTGCTGGGGGCAGGGTTATTGTACCGTCTCTTGCACACCTACCCCGGCTGGCAGAGGGTGCTGCAGGTGCGGTTGTGGGACCCTTGGCTGCTGTGGGGCCTGTGTGGCTACTGGGTGGCCTTGCCTTTGGTGGTGCTGGCAGCGGCACTCTCGCAATTGCTGCTGCCGCAGGCAGGGGGTGGGAATCCCATTTTGCCCCTGCTGCTGGATAGCCATGGTTGGGGGGCGCGGTTGGTGTTTTTGGCCGTGGTGTCTGTCTGTGCCCCTGTTTTTGAGGAGGTGCTGTTCCGGGGCTTTTGGCTGCCTACTCTAAGCCGCTACCTGCCTATGGGGGCCGCCATTGTGCTCGGCGCCTTTACCTTTGCCCTTGCCCACCTCAACCTCTCTGATCTGCTGCCTCTGACCATGCTGGGGGTGGTGCTGGGGGTGGTGTACAGCCACAGCCGCAACCTGCTGGCTCCCATCCTGCTGCACAGCCTCTGGAATACGGGATCCCTGGTGACGCTGCTGGTGCTAGGGGGTGCGCGTTAA
- a CDS encoding diguanylate cyclase domain-containing protein, with product MVERGTAGPDQAGSVYDALTRADLWNPQVMYRGRPVQARGRAVLRTMFESVSDGLFVLECLPPEPERGSPQPRCRFLVGNPAFRRMFFLSSRPIEGEELQSCLPPSLAAQIQLHTEHCLSHGRQVSFELSLTASAAPDPESTHVLIVTLSPVVEENKPISRIVGSCQDITARKQVEWQLQRSQKQLLEHNRALMELTRHKALSQGDLQAALQQICTTAAHTLGVARVGVWLYTSERSSIRCINQFEITPDNPEGSHTQGAEIWAKDYPRYFQALEQERTIAADQVVADPRTAEFGNSYLTAMGVISMLDAPIRLEGRMVGVLCHEHIGSPRHWTLEEQNFAGSLADLVSLALEISERRQVEEELRQAEERYRNFFENAVEGIFFTDAAGRYLSANPMLAQICGYSSPEELMREAKEAGKRQLYVDPSQWEEFVRLLQEQGSVRGFEYRLRRRDGSIIWVREKARLVKDKAGNLLGYEGICEDITAQKQSLAYMEFRAHHDALTGLVNRESFRERLQQTLQQYYSECLALFFVDLDHFKDINDTFGHSVGDALLQGVAERLTKCVRPGDIVARWGGDEFTLLLPRIGSSTVAARLAQRIVDVFQTPFSCEGHSLSVTCSIGVALYPQDGVEVSTLLHHADLALYQVKENGRSGFRLYRPVSGIPAAVRNTIL from the coding sequence ATGGTTGAAAGGGGGACTGCTGGGCCAGACCAGGCTGGCAGCGTTTACGATGCGCTGACGCGGGCCGATCTGTGGAATCCCCAGGTCATGTACCGTGGGCGCCCGGTACAGGCTCGGGGACGGGCTGTGCTGCGCACCATGTTCGAGAGCGTCAGCGATGGGTTGTTTGTCCTTGAGTGTCTGCCCCCGGAGCCAGAAAGAGGCTCACCTCAACCGCGCTGTCGGTTTTTGGTGGGTAACCCGGCCTTTCGCAGGATGTTTTTTCTCTCCTCTCGACCTATCGAGGGAGAAGAGCTCCAGAGTTGTCTACCGCCTTCTCTGGCTGCGCAGATTCAACTGCACACCGAACACTGCCTCAGCCATGGCCGGCAAGTGAGCTTTGAGCTGAGCCTAACGGCCTCTGCCGCTCCCGACCCAGAGTCGACCCATGTTCTAATCGTTACCCTTTCTCCAGTAGTTGAGGAGAACAAGCCAATCAGCCGAATTGTCGGCTCCTGTCAGGACATCACAGCACGCAAGCAAGTGGAGTGGCAGCTACAGCGCAGCCAAAAGCAACTGTTGGAGCACAACCGGGCTCTGATGGAGCTCACCCGGCACAAAGCCCTCAGCCAAGGAGACTTACAAGCTGCTCTGCAACAGATTTGTACTACAGCCGCCCATACCCTGGGGGTGGCACGGGTGGGGGTCTGGCTCTACACGTCGGAGCGCTCCAGCATTCGCTGCATCAATCAATTCGAGATCACCCCAGACAACCCCGAGGGATCCCATACTCAAGGGGCGGAGATCTGGGCCAAAGACTATCCCCGTTATTTTCAAGCCCTGGAGCAAGAGCGCACCATTGCTGCCGACCAAGTGGTGGCGGATCCCCGCACCGCCGAGTTCGGCAATTCCTACCTGACAGCAATGGGAGTGATCTCGATGCTGGATGCCCCCATTCGACTGGAAGGACGGATGGTGGGTGTTCTCTGCCACGAGCACATTGGATCCCCTCGCCACTGGACCTTGGAAGAGCAAAACTTCGCCGGATCCCTGGCGGATTTGGTGTCTCTGGCCCTCGAGATCTCGGAGCGCCGGCAAGTGGAAGAGGAGCTGCGCCAGGCTGAGGAGCGCTATCGCAATTTTTTCGAGAATGCGGTAGAGGGCATTTTTTTCACCGATGCGGCAGGTCGGTATCTCTCCGCCAACCCGATGCTGGCCCAGATCTGCGGCTACAGCTCCCCCGAAGAATTGATGCGCGAAGCGAAAGAGGCGGGCAAGCGGCAGCTCTATGTGGATCCCAGCCAGTGGGAGGAATTTGTGCGGCTATTGCAGGAGCAGGGATCCGTACGCGGCTTTGAGTACCGGCTGCGGCGGCGGGATGGCTCGATCATCTGGGTCCGAGAAAAGGCCCGTTTGGTTAAAGATAAAGCCGGAAATCTCCTCGGCTATGAAGGCATCTGCGAAGACATCACCGCCCAAAAGCAGAGCTTAGCCTACATGGAGTTTCGCGCTCATCATGATGCCCTGACAGGTTTGGTGAACCGCGAATCCTTTCGGGAGCGGCTGCAGCAGACCCTGCAGCAATACTACAGTGAATGCCTGGCCCTCTTCTTTGTGGATTTGGATCACTTCAAAGACATTAACGATACCTTCGGCCACAGTGTCGGCGATGCCCTGTTGCAGGGGGTAGCCGAACGGCTAACCAAGTGCGTTCGACCTGGAGATATCGTCGCCCGCTGGGGAGGGGATGAGTTTACCCTGCTGCTGCCCCGAATTGGCAGCTCCACAGTGGCAGCGCGTCTGGCTCAGCGGATTGTCGATGTCTTCCAAACTCCCTTCTCCTGCGAGGGCCATTCCCTTTCCGTGACCTGCAGCATCGGCGTCGCCCTCTACCCCCAAGACGGCGTAGAAGTGTCCACCCTTTTGCACCATGCCGACTTGGCCCTCTACCAGGTCAAGGAAAATGGCCGCAGCGGCTTTCGACTCTATCGGCCAGTTTCAGGGATCCCGGCAGCAGTCCGCAACACTATCCTGTAA